The stretch of DNA TTCAGGAAGTTGAGGACATAGCGCGCGCTCAGGGCATAGGACTGGGCTATTTCCTCACGACTGTAGTCGCCGAAGTCGAGCGGATCGAGGCGCAGGTAGCTGGTGCCGAAATACACGTGTTCCATTGCATACATCGTCAGCAGGTAGACGTCGGCGCCCGTCATCTTCTGCAGGATGCTGCCCGAGTGGTCCGGCTTGTGCTTCAGCCCGCGCTCGAAGGGCGGCGGCCGCTGGGCCAGGTAGAGCAGGGGCGTGCGCAGTTGTTCCGGCTTCAGGTAAGGCACTTTTTCGAGCATGGCGTGGCGGTAGCGCACCGTGCCGTCCAGGCAGACCAAGGCCTTGATGCGCTCGTCCTGGGCCGCGGCCAGCACATTGGCCAGGCCGCCCCAGGAAAAGCCGGCTACGGCCAGGCGGCTGGCGTCGGCCTGCGGCAGCGACTGCGCGTAATTCACCAGGAAGCGGATGTCGGCCGCCTGCGCTTCGGCGTGCGCCAGGTCGTTCTGCTGCCCGCGCTCGTCGATACCCAGGGCCGGGCTGGCGATCACGACATAGCCATGGCTGGCCAGAAATTCCATCATCTCGGCATTCTCGAACACATTGCTGCTGATGCTGGGCGAATAAATCACCACCGGATACTTGCCTGGCAGCGCCTTCGCATCGCGCACGGCCCAGCGCACATCCTTGCGCTCCACGGCGAGCTGTGCGTCACGCTTGCCTTCGCTAACGAATGTCAGCCACTCCGCCAGCACCTTGTCCCGTTCCGCGGGAGAGCGGGTGAAATCGTCGTCCCAGCCCAGCAGCTGGAGGTAGTCGTCGTAGCGCATCGGCTTCCCGCCTTTCGCGGCCGGATACCAGATGGCCGTCTGGATCGGGCGCGGCTTGCGTGCCCCTTCCGGAGCGTTCGCCGGATAGCTGCGGCTTGGGTCCACCTGTCCGACCACGCGGAAGCCGACCGCGAAGCTGCCCGGCTTGTTATAGAAGGGAAAAGCCTGCTGGGCATGCGACGGTGCGCCGACCAGGACCAGCAGGATGAATGCGAAAAGCCTGAACATGCCTGTCTCCTTATATTGTTGATCTCTTTTCACGCTAGCATTGAAATGCAAGGAAAGGGCAACAAAACTTCTCGCGTATAGCAAAATAACTGCTATTTCATGGAATTCATGATTGCTGCATAAAGAGGAGGCGAGCCAGTAAAGCAAACGCCCCGCGGCATCCGAGATGCGGCGGGGCGTTGGAAGAAGCGGAGTGGCTTAGCGTGCGGCCATCGCGTTGCCGCTCGGTGCGAGCAGCGAGAAGCGGTGATTCATCTCGGCGGCGGCCATGCGGAAGCGGGCCAGCTCGGCCTGGCTCAGCGGCTGCTGGGCCAGCGACTTGAACTTCTCTGGATTCTGGGCCTGGCCTGCCACGCGGAACTCGTAGTGCAGGTGCGGGCCGGTCGACCAGCCGGTCGAGCCGACGTAGCCGATCACTTGCCCCTGGCTGACCTTGGTACCCTTGCGCATGCCCGGAGCGATGCGGCTCATGTGGGCATAGGCGGTGCTGTACTTCGACCAGTGCTTCAGGACGACCTGGTTGCCGTAGCCGCCGCTGTTGCCGGCGAAATCGATGACGCCGTCGGCGACTGCGCGGATCGGCGTGCCGGTCGAGGCGGCGTAGTCGACGCCCTTGTGCGCCTTCCACTTGCCCGAGATCGGGTGCACGCGCATCGAGAAGCCCGACGAGATACGCGAGAACTGCAGCGGGGATTTCAGGAAGGCTTTCTTCAGTGCCTTGCCGTCCAGGCTGTAGTAGCCGCCCTGCTTGGTGACCGGATCTTCGTACCAGACCGACTGGTAGGCAACGCCGCGGTTGACGAATTCGCCTGCCAGGATGCGGCCGGTCTTCACCAGTTCGCCGTCGAGCCAGAAGGTTTCGTAGACGACGCTGAAACGGTCGCCGCGCTTCAGGTCGGAGCGGAAGTCGATGTTGGTCGAGAACATCTCGATCATCTGGCCGACCACCGAGTCCGGCATGCTGCCGCCGTCCACATTCGAGTCGGTCGCCGAATACAGCGAGGTGGTGATTTCGCGCGAACGCATCTCGACGCGGCGCTCCAGCTTGGCCGGGGCTTCCATGGCGACGAATTTCTCGCCCTTGCGCTCGACCGTGATCTGGCGCGCATCGCCAGCCTTGCCGTCCGTGATCGTGGCGCGCATCGACAGCAGCAGGCCGTGTTCATCGGTTTCGGCCTGGACGCGCTTGCCGGTCTTGAGCGACAGCAGGCGGCGGGCGGTCTTGTCGGTGCGGAGGAATTTCTGGGCGTCGGCGTCGTTGACGCCAAGACGGTTGAAGAGGGAGCCGATCGAGTCGCCCGGACGGATGCGTTCCTCGTGGATGAATTGCTGCTCGTTTTGCTGGAGGGCGGCGATCTGGTCTGCCAGGTTCGGCAGTTCCAGGTTCTGTTCGATCGAGGTGACCGGCATGTCTGCCGCGTCGGGAGCGATCGGGGCGACTGCCACTGCGCCAAATGCAAACACGCTCAGGAGTGCGGCGCCGGCGCTCACGACGCGCGCCTTGCGCGTTCGCGGTAGCAGCTGGAGCAGGCTCTTGCCAGTGATTTTATGTATAGGGTTCATGCAATCAGTTAAAATTTGCGGCTGAACTTCTAGGGATCCAGTTTCTTATCGATCTGCAAAGTTTTCTGCAGGAAACTGAAAAACGATCGTGAATTATACCAAAAGAAGTGGTCCTACAACCGTCTTAGCAAATTTCCTACACGAAAATCCCATACGCATATGAATTCGAATGTCTTGTCCGGTAGCGGCGCTCCGGTACATTCTTCCGCCCCCCTGCCGTTGACGGACAAGGTGCTCGAGGCGCTGGCCATCGCCAAGCGTGGTGTCGATGAACTGCTGATCGAAAGCGAATTCGCCCAGAAGCTGGCGCGTTCCGAACAGTCGGGCAAGCCGCTGCGCATCAAGCTGGGCCTGGACCCGACCGCGCCCGACCTGCACCTTGGCCATACCGTGGTGCTGAACAAGATGCGCCAACTGCAGGACCTGGGCCACCAGGTGATCTTCCTGATCGGCGACTTCACCTCGATGATCGGCGACCCGTCGGGCCGCAATGCTACGCGTCCGCCGCTGACCCGTGAGCAGGTCGAGGAAAACGCCATGACCTACTTCCGCCAGGCTTCCCTGGTGCTGGACGCCGCGCGCACGGAAATCCGCTACAACTCCGAATGGTGCGACCCGCTGGGCGCGCGCGGCATGATCCAGCTCGCCTCGCGCTACACCGTGGCCCGCATGATGGAGCGCGACGACTTCACCAAGCGCTACAAGAGTGGGACCCCGATCGCGGTGCATGAGTTCCTCTACCCTTTGA from Massilia varians encodes:
- a CDS encoding dienelactone hydrolase family protein yields the protein MFRLFAFILLVLVGAPSHAQQAFPFYNKPGSFAVGFRVVGQVDPSRSYPANAPEGARKPRPIQTAIWYPAAKGGKPMRYDDYLQLLGWDDDFTRSPAERDKVLAEWLTFVSEGKRDAQLAVERKDVRWAVRDAKALPGKYPVVIYSPSISSNVFENAEMMEFLASHGYVVIASPALGIDERGQQNDLAHAEAQAADIRFLVNYAQSLPQADASRLAVAGFSWGGLANVLAAAQDERIKALVCLDGTVRYRHAMLEKVPYLKPEQLRTPLLYLAQRPPPFERGLKHKPDHSGSILQKMTGADVYLLTMYAMEHVYFGTSYLRLDPLDFGDYSREEIAQSYALSARYVLNFLNGALKGERSGFAYLMKKPEQLGMPRHSVDSQFFAARP
- a CDS encoding M23 family metallopeptidase; amino-acid sequence: MNPIHKITGKSLLQLLPRTRKARVVSAGAALLSVFAFGAVAVAPIAPDAADMPVTSIEQNLELPNLADQIAALQQNEQQFIHEERIRPGDSIGSLFNRLGVNDADAQKFLRTDKTARRLLSLKTGKRVQAETDEHGLLLSMRATITDGKAGDARQITVERKGEKFVAMEAPAKLERRVEMRSREITTSLYSATDSNVDGGSMPDSVVGQMIEMFSTNIDFRSDLKRGDRFSVVYETFWLDGELVKTGRILAGEFVNRGVAYQSVWYEDPVTKQGGYYSLDGKALKKAFLKSPLQFSRISSGFSMRVHPISGKWKAHKGVDYAASTGTPIRAVADGVIDFAGNSGGYGNQVVLKHWSKYSTAYAHMSRIAPGMRKGTKVSQGQVIGYVGSTGWSTGPHLHYEFRVAGQAQNPEKFKSLAQQPLSQAELARFRMAAAEMNHRFSLLAPSGNAMAAR